In a genomic window of Scyliorhinus torazame isolate Kashiwa2021f chromosome 5, sScyTor2.1, whole genome shotgun sequence:
- the LOC140417760 gene encoding uncharacterized protein — translation MFLQPDQPREMVKVCFVSISFLFSFCIDQFTLFLLCRSVYPFPSVSISLPFSFCIDQFTLFLLYRSVYPFPSASISLPFSFCVDQFTLFLLYRSVYPFPSVSISLPFSFCIDQFTLFLLYRSVYPFPSVSISLPFSFCIDQFTLFLLRRSVYPFPPVSISFPFSFCIDQFPLFLLYRSVYPFPSVSISLPFSFCIDQFTLFLLCRSVYPFPSVSISLPFSFCVDQFTLFLLCRSVYPFPSVSISLPFSFCVDQFTLFLLYRSVYPFPSVSISLPFSFCIDQFTLFLLYRSVYPFPSVSISLPFSFCIDQFTLFLLCRSVYPFPSVLLCIFILNKFISIYHRKFLSFLIVKSCSN, via the coding sequence ATGTTTTTACAGCCTGATCAACCAAGAGAAATGGTAAAAGTCTGTTTTGTGTCGATCAGTTTcctcttttccttctgtatcgatcagtttacccttttccttctgtgtcgatcagtttacccttttccttctgtgtcgatcagtttacccttttccttctgtatcgatcagtttacccttttccttctgtatcgatcagtttacccttttccttctgcatcgatcagtttacccttttccttctgcgtcgatcagtttacccttttccttctgtatcgatcagtttacccttttccttctgtatcgatcagtttacccttttccttctgtatcgatcagtttacccttttccttctgtatcgatcagtttacccttttccttctgtatcgatcagtttacccttttccttctgcatcgatcagtttacccttttccttctgcgtcgatcagtttacccttttcctcctGTGTcaatcagtttccccttttccttctgtatcgatcagtttccccttttccttctgtatcgatcagtttacccttttccttctgtatcgatcagtttacccttttccttctgtatcgatcagtttacccttttccttctgtgtcgatcagtttacccttttccttctgtgtcgatcagtttacccttttccttctgtgtcgatcagtttacccttttccttctgtgtcgatcagtttacccttttccttctgtgtcgatcagtttacccttttccttctgtgtcgatcagtttacccttttccttctgtatcgatcagtttacccttttccttctgtatcgatcagtttacccttttccttctgtatcgatcagtttacccttttccttctgtatcgatcagtttacccttttccttctgtatcgatcagtttacccttttccttctgtatcgatcagtttacccttttccttctgtgtcgatcagtttacccttttccttctgtattgcTGTGtatctttattttaaataaatttatttCAATTTACCATCGGAAATTCCTGTCCTTCCTAATCGTTAAGTCTTGTTCAAACTAA